A DNA window from Loxodonta africana isolate mLoxAfr1 chromosome 7, mLoxAfr1.hap2, whole genome shotgun sequence contains the following coding sequences:
- the CCDC89 gene encoding coiled-coil domain-containing protein 89 encodes MPDELKWRKVPIHQEEQALRMDTSFQSTEEPLDKKDDKLQNQEEELEFKELDGLKEALANLRGLSEEEKSEKAMLRSRIQEQSQLICILKRRSDEALERCQILELLNTELEEKRMEEAEKLKAQSEQARKLEERFMTLAANHELMIRFKDEHKQQNVKLREENEKLRLENNNLFSQALKDQEAKVLQLTTRSEILAKELETLKQRCIQDASQAQAREKELLELQSQQACIHTKETEQLHSQLQSLKEQYQQAVQQMAKAEEAHSSLSQELQTKLQTVTREKEELLQLSMERGKVLQNKQAEIRQLEEKLEIADTARRHALERFQQEAVAVDSNLRVRELQRRVDGIQKAYDELRLQSEAFKKHSLDLLSKERELNAKLRHLFP; translated from the coding sequence TGGAGGAAAGTGCCTATTCATCAGGAAGAGCAGGCTCTCAGGATGGACACCTCTTTCCAGTCCACTGAAGAACCCTTAGATAAGAAAGATGACAAATTGCAAAACCAGGAAGAGGAGCTGGAGTTTAAGGAACTGGACGGTCTGAAGGAAGCCTTGGCAAACCTCCGGGGACTGTCGGAGGAAGAGAAGAGTGAGAAGGCAATGCTTCGCTCCCGCATCCAAGAGCAGTCCCAACTCATCTGCATCCTGAAGAGGAGGTCAGATGAAGCCCTGGAGCGCTGCCAGATCCTGGAGCTGCTCAACACAGAGCTGGAGGAGAAGAGGATGGAGGAGGCTGAGAAGCTGAAGGCCCAGAGTGAGCAGGCCCGAAAGCTGGAGGAACGCTTTATGACTCTGGCAGCCAACCACGAGTTGATGATCCGCTTCAAGGACGAGCATAAGCAGCAGAATGTCAAGCTGAGGGAGGAGAATGAGAAGCTGAGACTGGAGAACAACAACCTCTTCAGCCAGGCTTTAAAGGACCAGGAGGCCAAAGTATTGCAACTCACCACCCGAAGCGAGATCCTCGCCAAGGAGCTGGAGACCCTGAAACAGAGGTGTATTCAGGATGCCAGCCAGGCACAGGCCCGAGAGAAGGAGCTGCTGGAGCTGCAGAGCCAGCAGGCCTGCATCCACACCAAAGAGACAGAGCAGCTGCACAGCCAGCTGCAGAGCCTCAAGGAGCAGTATCAGCAAGCTGTGCAGCAGATGGCAAAGGCTGAGGAGGCACACAGCAGCCTGAGCCAGGAGCTGCAGACCAAGCTGCAGACAGTCACCCGTGAGAAAGAGGAGCTGCTGCAGTTGTCCATGGAGAGGGGCAAGGTGCTTCAGAACAAACAGGCAGAGATCCGACAGCTTGAGGAGAAGCTGGAGATAGCAGATACGGCCAGGAGGCATGCCCTAGAGCGGTTTCAACAAGAGGCTGTGGCCGTGGACAGCAACTTGAGAGTCCGAGAGCTTCAGCGCAGGGTGGATGGGATCCAGAAAGCCTATGATGAACTCAGGCTGCAATCTGAAGCCTTTAAAAAGCACAGCCTGGATCTTTTAAGCAAGGAGAGAGAGCTCAACGCCAAACTCCGCCATCTCTTTCCATAA
- the CREBZF gene encoding CREB/ATF bZIP transcription factor isoform X1: MRHSLTKLLAASGSDSPTLSESPAPVAACSRPPDLTRAAAAAAETAAAGYPGRRQPRGDESELEAGRGSRGGVAVRAPSPEEMKEEAIASVPREESEDMDFLSGLELADLLDPRQPDWHLEPGLSSPGPLSSSGGGSENGGLWRGDDDDEAAAAEMQRFSDLLQRLINGIGGCSSDSSSGEKRRRKSPGGGGGCSGSTSANDNHQAATKSPRKAAAAAARLNRLKKKEYVMGLESRVRGLAAENQELRAENRELGKRVQALQEESRYLRAVLANETGLARLLSRLSGVGLRLTTSLFRDSPAGDHDYALPVGKQQQDLLEEDDSAGGVCLHVDKDKVSVEFCSACARKASSSLKIFFFR, encoded by the exons ATGAGGCATAGCCTGACCAAGCTGCTGGCGGCTTCGGGCAGTGACTCCCCGACCCTCAGCGAGAGTCCGGCGCCGGTCGCGGCCTGCTCGCGGCCTCCGGACCTGACccgagcggcggcggcggcggcagagACGGCGGCGGCCGGATATCCCGGCCGCAGGCAGCCGCGCGGCGACGAGAGCGAGTTGGAGGCCGGGAGGGGGAGCCGCGGCGGCGTGGCCGTGCGCGCGCCCTCGCCCGAGGAGATGAAGGAGGAGGCTATCGCTAGCGTCCCGAGGGAGGAGTCGGAGGACATGGACTTTCTGTCTGGGCTGGAACTGGCCGATCTGCTGGACCCCCGGCAACCGGACTGGCATCTGGAGCCTGGGCTTAGCTCGCCTGGGCCTCTCTCTTCGTCCGGCGGCGGTTCGGAAAACGGTGGCCTGTGGAGAGGGGACGATGACGACGAGGCCGCGGCTGCCGAGATGCAGCGCTTTTCCGACCTGCTGCAGAGGTTGATAAACGGTATCGGAGGCTGCAGCAGCGACAGTAGCAGCGGCGAAAAGAGGCGGAGAAAGTCTCCGGGCGGAGGCGGCGGCTGCAGCGGCAGCACCAGCGCTAACGACAACCACCAGGCAGCGACGAAGAGCCCCCGGAAGGCGGCGGCGGCCGCTGCCCGTCTTAATCGGCTGAAGAAGAAGGAGTACGTGATGGGGCTGGAGAGTCGAGTCCGGGGTCTGGCAGCCGAGAACCAGGAGCTGCGGGCCGAGAATCGGGAGCTGGGCAAACGCGTGCAAGCACTGCAGGAGGAGAGTCGCTACCTACGGGCCGTCTTAGCCAACGAGACCGGACTGGCTCGCCTGCTGAGCCGGCTGAGCGGCGTGGGACTGCGACTGACCACTTCTCTCTTCAGAGACTCGCCCGCCGGTGACCACGACTACGCTCTGCCGGTGGGAAAGCAGCAGCAGGACCTGCTGGAAGAGGACGACTCAGCGGGAGGAGTGTGTCTTCATGTGGACAAGGATAAGGTGTCGGTGGAGTTCTGCTCGGCGTGCGCCCGGAAGGCGTCGTCTTCTCTTAAAAT tttcttttttaggTGA
- the TMEM126A gene encoding transmembrane protein 126A: MPGSEIGGSSGSKMENHEPDDTIKENLTLDIITRKINQLPEAEKNLLEHGSAYIGLNAALCGLIANSLFRRVLNVTQARVAASLPMAVIPFLTAQVSFTGFISLPLSRGNLSCETCTVTRSGLVGLVFGGLYPFILAIPVNGGLAARYESALLPEKGNILTYWIRISKPIFRKMLFPILLQTAFAAYLGSRQYKLLIKALQLPEPDLETLI; the protein is encoded by the exons ATGCCCGGAAGTGAAATTGGTGGGTCATCAG GCTCCAAGATGGAAAATCATGAACCAGATGATACTATCAAGGAAAATTTAACTCTTGATATTATAACCAGAAAAATTAACCAACTTCCGGAAGCAGAAAA GAATCTGCTTGAACATGGATCAGCATATATTGGACTTAATGCTGCTCTCTGTGGCCTCATAGCCAACAGTCTTTTTCGACGCGTCTTAAATGTGACACAGGCTCGGGTAGCTGCCAGTTTACCAATGGCAGTGATTCCGTTTTTGACAGCACAAGTATCTTTTACAGGTTTTATAAGTTTACCTTTGAGTAGAG GTAATTTGAGCTGTGAAACTTGTACTGTAACAAGGAGTGGGCTGGTTGGTCTTGTTTTTGGTGGTCTTTATCCGTTTATCTTGGCTATACCTGTGAATGGTGGCCTAGCAGCCAG ATATGAGTCAGCCCTGCTACCAGAGAAAGGAAACATCTTAACCTACTGGATCAGAATTTCTAAGCCTATCTTTAGAAAGATGCTATTTCCCATTTTGCTCCAGACTGCGTTTGCAGCATACCTTGGGTCTAGACAATATAAACTACTCATAAAAGCCCTTCAGTTACCTGAACCTGACCTAGAAACTCTGATTTAA
- the CREBZF gene encoding CREB/ATF bZIP transcription factor isoform X2, with translation MRHSLTKLLAASGSDSPTLSESPAPVAACSRPPDLTRAAAAAAETAAAGYPGRRQPRGDESELEAGRGSRGGVAVRAPSPEEMKEEAIASVPREESEDMDFLSGLELADLLDPRQPDWHLEPGLSSPGPLSSSGGGSENGGLWRGDDDDEAAAAEMQRFSDLLQRLINGIGGCSSDSSSGEKRRRKSPGGGGGCSGSTSANDNHQAATKSPRKAAAAAARLNRLKKKEYVMGLESRVRGLAAENQELRAENRELGKRVQALQEESRYLRAVLANETGLARLLSRLSGVGLRLTTSLFRDSPAGDHDYALPVGKQQQDLLEEDDSAGGVCLHVDKDKVSVEFCSACARKASSSLKM, from the coding sequence ATGAGGCATAGCCTGACCAAGCTGCTGGCGGCTTCGGGCAGTGACTCCCCGACCCTCAGCGAGAGTCCGGCGCCGGTCGCGGCCTGCTCGCGGCCTCCGGACCTGACccgagcggcggcggcggcggcagagACGGCGGCGGCCGGATATCCCGGCCGCAGGCAGCCGCGCGGCGACGAGAGCGAGTTGGAGGCCGGGAGGGGGAGCCGCGGCGGCGTGGCCGTGCGCGCGCCCTCGCCCGAGGAGATGAAGGAGGAGGCTATCGCTAGCGTCCCGAGGGAGGAGTCGGAGGACATGGACTTTCTGTCTGGGCTGGAACTGGCCGATCTGCTGGACCCCCGGCAACCGGACTGGCATCTGGAGCCTGGGCTTAGCTCGCCTGGGCCTCTCTCTTCGTCCGGCGGCGGTTCGGAAAACGGTGGCCTGTGGAGAGGGGACGATGACGACGAGGCCGCGGCTGCCGAGATGCAGCGCTTTTCCGACCTGCTGCAGAGGTTGATAAACGGTATCGGAGGCTGCAGCAGCGACAGTAGCAGCGGCGAAAAGAGGCGGAGAAAGTCTCCGGGCGGAGGCGGCGGCTGCAGCGGCAGCACCAGCGCTAACGACAACCACCAGGCAGCGACGAAGAGCCCCCGGAAGGCGGCGGCGGCCGCTGCCCGTCTTAATCGGCTGAAGAAGAAGGAGTACGTGATGGGGCTGGAGAGTCGAGTCCGGGGTCTGGCAGCCGAGAACCAGGAGCTGCGGGCCGAGAATCGGGAGCTGGGCAAACGCGTGCAAGCACTGCAGGAGGAGAGTCGCTACCTACGGGCCGTCTTAGCCAACGAGACCGGACTGGCTCGCCTGCTGAGCCGGCTGAGCGGCGTGGGACTGCGACTGACCACTTCTCTCTTCAGAGACTCGCCCGCCGGTGACCACGACTACGCTCTGCCGGTGGGAAAGCAGCAGCAGGACCTGCTGGAAGAGGACGACTCAGCGGGAGGAGTGTGTCTTCATGTGGACAAGGATAAGGTGTCGGTGGAGTTCTGCTCGGCGTGCGCCCGGAAGGCGTCGTCTTCTCTTAAAATGTAG